In Armatimonadota bacterium, the genomic window ATGCCACGCCACCGCGAGAGGAGCTTCTGCTGCGGTGCGGGCGGAGGGCGGATCTGGATGGAAGAGATGCCGGCGACGAAGGAACGGCCTGCGGAGCAGAGAGTGCGGGAGGCGGCGGCCCTCCCTGGGGTCTCTGCCCTGGTCGTGGCCTGCCCCAAGGATCTGGTGATGTTCCGCGATGCGGTGAAGACCACGGGGCTCGAAGGGCGTCTGGCGATACGGGATCTGGCCGAACTGGTCAGCGAGGCGGTGACGGCGGAGGAGGCCAGCCATGCGGCTTGAGACACAGACCGGAAACGGCGCGCCGCGCATCGGGGTATACGTCTGCCACTGCGGCACAAACATCGCCGGGATGGTGGACGTCAAGGCCCTCACCGCGTACGCGGCCACGCTGCCCGGCGTCGCGGTGGCGCGGGAGTACAAATACATGTGCTCCGATCCGGGCCAGGCCCTGATCCGGTCGGACATCGCGGAGCACAGACTGAACCGGGTGGTGGTCGCGGCGTGCTCTCCGCTGCTGCACGAGCACACCTTCCGCGGTGCGGTCGAAGCGGCCGGGCTCAACCCCTACTACTTCCAGATGGTCAGCATTCGGGAGCTGGACTCCTGGGTGCACACCGACCCGGCCGAGGCCACCCGCAAGGCGAAGGACCTGGTCCGGGCCGCGGTGCAGCGCGTCATCCTGCACAAGCCCCTGGAGACCCGCAGCGTGCCGGTGAATCCCAACGTCCTGGTGGTCGGCGGCGGCATCGCCGGAATCCACGCCGCCCTGACGATGGCCAACGCCGGCAAGCACGTCTACCTCGTGGAGCGCGAGCCCACGATCGGCGGGCACATGGCGAAGTTCGACAAGACCTTCCCCACCCTGGACTGCGCGGCGTGCATCCTCACCCCCAAGATGACGGCCGTGGGCACGCATCCCAACATCACGCTGTGGACCTACTCGGAAGTGGAGAAGGTCGAGGGGTACGTCGGCAACTACCGCGTCACCGTCAAGCGGCACCCGCGCTACATCATCGAGGACCTGTGCGTCGGCTGCCAGGAGTGCATCGAGGCCTGCGTCTACAAGGAAGCCAGGGTCCCGGACGAGTTCAACCTGGGATTGGGCAAGCGCAAGCCGATCTACCTGCCTTTCCCCCAGGCCGTGCCGCTGCTGGTGGTGATCGACCCGGAGACCTGCATCGAGTTCAAGAGCGGGAAGTGCAAGAAGACCTGCGTGGAGGCCTGCGGGGAGCGCGGGGCCATCGACTTCACCCAGCGGGAGCGCACCGAGGAGATCGAGGTCGGGGCGATTATCCTGGCCACCGGGTTCAAAACCTTCGACGCGCGCCGCATCCCCTACTACGGGTACGGGGTCTACAAGAACGTCTACACGGCGCTGGAGGTGGAGCGGCTGATCAACGCCGCCGGGCCGACCGGCGGTGAGGTCGTGCTGCGGGACGGCCGGAAGCCCGAACGCGTCGGGATCATCCACTGCGTCGGCTCGCGCGACGAGCACTACAACATCTACTGCTCGCGGGTCTGCTGCATGTTCTCCATCAAGCTGGCCCACCTCATCCGCGAGCGCACCGGCGCGGAGGTGTACAACTTCTACATCGATATCCGCACCCCCGGCAAGGGGTTCGAGGAGTTCTACCGGCGCGTCCTGGAGGAAGGGGTGCACTTCATCCGCGGCAAGGTGGCCCAGGTCTCCGACTGGGCGACCAGCCCCGAGGAAGAAGGCAAGCTCATCATCCAGGTGGAGGATACCCTGGCCGGCATGATCCGGCGCATCCCGGTGGACATGGTCGTCCTCAGCGGGGCCCTCGAACCGCAGGCCGACGCCGAGGCGGTGCGGCGCCTCTTCAACATCTCCTGCTCCACAGAAGGCTGGTTCCTGGAGCGGCATCCCAAGCTGGCGCCGGTGAGCACCTTCACCGACGGCATCTTCCTGGCCGGGGCCTGTCAGGGGCCCAAGGACATCCCCGATTCCGTGGCCCAGGCCGGCGCCGCGGCGGCGGAGGCGCTGGCCCTGGTGGACGCCGGGCGCATCGCCCTGGAGCCCAATACCGCCTACGTCGTCGCCGACGACTGCTCGGGCTGCAAGACCTGTATTCCGTTGTGTCCCTATCGCGCCATCGCCTTCAACGGACAGACGGCCAAAGCGGAGATCACCGAGGCGCTGTGCAAGGGGTGCGGGGTCTGCGTGGCGGCCTGCCCCTCGGGGGCGATCCGCCAGCACCTGTTCGAGGATGCGGAGATCTTCGCCGAGATCGCCGGGGTCCTGGCGGCACAGGCCTGACGGGAGGACGGGACGATGGATGGACCGCACAAGGAACAACCCGCACACGGGCCGGCCGGCACCGGGTGGGAGCCCACGATCGTGGCTTTCTTCTGCACCTGGTGCACCTACACCGCAGCCGACCTGGCCGGCACCTCGCGCCTGAAGTACCCGCCCCATGCCCGTGTCATCCGGGTGATGTGTTCGGGGCGCGTCGATCCGCAGTTCGTGGTGGAAGCCTTCGCCCGCGGCGCGGACGGGGTGCTCATCGGGGGCTGCCATCCCGGCGACTGCCACTATCAGGAGGGGAACTACAAGACGCTGCGCCGCGTGGCCCTGCTGCGCCGCGTCCTCGGGGAGATGGGGATCGAAGACGGCCGCCTGCGGCTGGAGTGGATCTCCGCCTCCGAAGGGGAGAAGGTGGCGCGGGTGATCACGGAGATGGTCGAGACCCTTCGCGCGCTGGGCCCGCTCGCCCTCCCGGCCCGGCGCGCCGCCTGGGATGCCGAAGTCGCGCCCGGGACCGTCGAGGCCGTGCCGGCGGCGGCCGCCGGAGGAGAGAGGTGAGTCCGATGGCCCAGAGTGGCAAGCCCCGGGTAGCCTTCTACTGGTGCGCCTCCTGCGGCGGGTGTGAGGAGGCCGTCGTCGATCTGGCCGAGGACATCCTCGGGGTCGTCGAGGCCGCGGACATCGCCTTCTGGCCCGTAGCCCTGGACGTCAAGCGCCGCGATCTGGAAGGCCTCGCCGACGGCTCCCTCGCCGCCGCCTTCATCAACGGCGCGATCCGCACCGCCGAACAGGAAGAGATGGCCCACCTCCTCCGGCGGAAGGCGCAACTGCTGATCGCTTTCGGCGCCTGCGCACACCTGGGCGGCGTCCCGGCCCTGGCCAATCTCTGGGACCGCGCCGCGATCTTCCGGAAGGTGTACGAAGACGCGCCGTCGGTGGTCAATGAGCAGGGCACCCGCCCCCAGGAGGTGGTGCCGGTCGACGGGGAGCGTCTCACTCTGCCCGCCTTCCGCGACACCGTGCGTGCCTTGAACCAGGTCGTGGACGTCGACTACTACCTCCCCGGGTGCCCGCCCACGCCGAAAATCATCAAGGAGGCCCTGGAGGCCATCCTCTCCGGCCGTCTGCCGCCCAGGGGCAGCGTGCTGGCCCCCGATGTGGCTTTGTGCGAGCAATGCCCGCTCAAAGACACCAAACCTGAGCAGTTGCTCCTGAAGGAGTTCAGGCGACCGCACGAGGTCCTGATCGATCCGAAGACCTGTTTGCTGGCCCAGGGCATCCTCTGCCTGGGGCCGGCCACGCGCGGCGGCTGCGAGGCGCTGTGCCCCAGAGCGCACATGCCGTGCACAGGCTGCTTCGGCCCGACCTCCCGGGTGGTGGACGTCGGGGCCAAGATGATCTCGGCGGTGGCCTCCATGGTGGACGCCACGGACCCCCAGGCGGCGGAAGCGATCCTGAACACGATCCCCGACCCGGTGGGCACCTTCTACCGGTACTCGCTGGCGGCCTCGCGCCTGCGCCGCCGCATCCAGACCCCACCACCCGAGGCGGTCCGGGCGCAGGCCGCCGGCGGCTAGAACG contains:
- a CDS encoding CoB--CoM heterodisulfide reductase iron-sulfur subunit A family protein, whose protein sequence is MRLETQTGNGAPRIGVYVCHCGTNIAGMVDVKALTAYAATLPGVAVAREYKYMCSDPGQALIRSDIAEHRLNRVVVAACSPLLHEHTFRGAVEAAGLNPYYFQMVSIRELDSWVHTDPAEATRKAKDLVRAAVQRVILHKPLETRSVPVNPNVLVVGGGIAGIHAALTMANAGKHVYLVEREPTIGGHMAKFDKTFPTLDCAACILTPKMTAVGTHPNITLWTYSEVEKVEGYVGNYRVTVKRHPRYIIEDLCVGCQECIEACVYKEARVPDEFNLGLGKRKPIYLPFPQAVPLLVVIDPETCIEFKSGKCKKTCVEACGERGAIDFTQRERTEEIEVGAIILATGFKTFDARRIPYYGYGVYKNVYTALEVERLINAAGPTGGEVVLRDGRKPERVGIIHCVGSRDEHYNIYCSRVCCMFSIKLAHLIRERTGAEVYNFYIDIRTPGKGFEEFYRRVLEEGVHFIRGKVAQVSDWATSPEEEGKLIIQVEDTLAGMIRRIPVDMVVLSGALEPQADAEAVRRLFNISCSTEGWFLERHPKLAPVSTFTDGIFLAGACQGPKDIPDSVAQAGAAAAEALALVDAGRIALEPNTAYVVADDCSGCKTCIPLCPYRAIAFNGQTAKAEITEALCKGCGVCVAACPSGAIRQHLFEDAEIFAEIAGVLAAQA
- a CDS encoding hydrogenase iron-sulfur subunit, whose amino-acid sequence is MDGPHKEQPAHGPAGTGWEPTIVAFFCTWCTYTAADLAGTSRLKYPPHARVIRVMCSGRVDPQFVVEAFARGADGVLIGGCHPGDCHYQEGNYKTLRRVALLRRVLGEMGIEDGRLRLEWISASEGEKVARVITEMVETLRALGPLALPARRAAWDAEVAPGTVEAVPAAAAGGER
- a CDS encoding oxidoreductase, producing MAQSGKPRVAFYWCASCGGCEEAVVDLAEDILGVVEAADIAFWPVALDVKRRDLEGLADGSLAAAFINGAIRTAEQEEMAHLLRRKAQLLIAFGACAHLGGVPALANLWDRAAIFRKVYEDAPSVVNEQGTRPQEVVPVDGERLTLPAFRDTVRALNQVVDVDYYLPGCPPTPKIIKEALEAILSGRLPPRGSVLAPDVALCEQCPLKDTKPEQLLLKEFRRPHEVLIDPKTCLLAQGILCLGPATRGGCEALCPRAHMPCTGCFGPTSRVVDVGAKMISAVASMVDATDPQAAEAILNTIPDPVGTFYRYSLAASRLRRRIQTPPPEAVRAQAAGG